From one Aquila chrysaetos chrysaetos chromosome 7, bAquChr1.4, whole genome shotgun sequence genomic stretch:
- the ICOSLG gene encoding ICOS ligand: MEPRSCGFLLLLLHILRAVIALEEKIIFSKLGDNATLSCIYQERELQLKNLRVYWQIADDQEECSVVHALISGQDNESEQCVHFKNRTQLFWDKLENGDFSLLLVNVSQSDERTYKCVVLQKTEYTRVIHQAEVVLSLAASYSQPILSGPIRNSDSTGEEVTFSCRSGNGYPEPNVYWINKTDNSHLLPSELTITPHTDGTYSVFSTLKVKATSNMQIECSIENKILQENLSANYTQQKQSNGSSPESHKNLEKNGRGAQAAGIISIVILMGLLAVLTCWLWRRRSSKLASYTDVPPNEDKGGLDSPV; encoded by the exons ATGGAGCCGCGTAG ctGTGGATTTCTGTTGCTGCTCCTTCATATCCTGAGAGCTG TTATTGCACTGGAGGAGAAGATCATCTTCAGTAAACTTGGAGACAACGCTACACTGAGTTGTATTTATCAAGAAAGAGAATTGCAGTTAAAAAATCTACGAGTATATTGGCAAATAGCTGATGATCAAGAAGAGTGTTCAGTTGTACACGCACTGATCTCCGGTCAAGACAATGAAAGTGAACAGTGTGttcactttaaaaacagaactcAATTATTCTGGGATAAATTGGAAAATGGCGACTTTTCTCTGCTACTAGTAAACGTCAGCCAGAGTGATGAACGTACGTACAAATGTGTAGTACTGCAGAAAACCGAATATACCAGAGTGATTCACCAGGCAGAAGTGGTTCTCAGTTTAGCAG CTAGTTATAGCCAACCAATACTTAGTGGACCGATAAGAAACAGTGACAGCACTGGAGAGGAGGTGACTTTCAGCTGCAGGTCCGGCAATGGATACCCAGAGCCCAACGTATACTGgataaataaaacagacaacAGCCACCTACTTCCATCAGAGCTAACGATCACTCCCCACACCGATGGCACTTACAGCGTTTTTAGCACGCTGAAGGTTAAAGCCACATCTAACATGCAAATAGAGTGCtccatagaaaataaaatactgcaggaaAATCTATCAGCCAACT acacacagcagaagcaaagcaatGGTTCTAGCCCAGAAAGTCacaaaaacctggaaaaaaatggacGAGGTGCTCAAGCAGCTGGCATCATTTCCATTGTCATTCTGATGGGTCTTCTGGCTGTTTTAACCTGCTGGCTGTGGAGACGGAGGTCCTCTAAACTAGCATCCTACACAG ATGTCCCACCAAATGAAGACAAAGGAGGACTCGACT caccTGTCTAA